The Melospiza georgiana isolate bMelGeo1 chromosome 1, bMelGeo1.pri, whole genome shotgun sequence genome contains the following window.
ccCTTGCCTAGCCTATaggcagtttaaaaaaaaaaattatatcatAGTCATCTGTCTAAGTGAACCTTTCATGAAAGATTTTTGTAAGATTTCTCCCTGTCATCTGTGAATTGCAAATTCAGGCAGATTGAGAAGACAGGGGCAttgggatggagcagcacacGTTGTGTTCTGCCCACGCAATCCCTGCTGGTTACATTTtgtggagcaggaggagggagttctcagggacaggagtggTTTCCTGCCCGTGGTGGAGGAGCTGGCAGGCaggctggggtggcagcagggtaCCCATGTGCCTGAGTCACACCGGCATCCTGGAGGTCGTGGTGTGCCCTGGAACACAGGGGCTGTCACAGTGAGGCTTTGAGAGCGCTTTCGTGTCTGTATCGTGAGACTCTGGGAAAAATAAACACTACTTGAGTTCCCTCTAGATTACATTCAACAAGTAAAGTTACTGGCTGTGGGAAAAAATGGTACTAAGTGTAATATGAAGCCCTAAAGTCACCTTAATTTCAGTAAGCTTCTGTGTCATTTCATATACTACAGGGCATTTTAATATAACTTTAAACTAGAGCATACTGACATCCTGTATTGGACAGAAGTCCTCTGTAATAAGGCTCCTTCTGATGCCCTGCTATGTTAAGCACAGTCTCTGCGAGTTCTGCCACACACCAGAGTTGATGATACATTGTATGAAGTGGAAAGAGATATCTCCTTTGCAATATGTTCTTTTTTAACTGTTCTTGCTATGAAACAGTTCCATGTTGTCACAAACCACAGTCCTGTAGTTCATtgtaaaataattacaaaatcaCCCAAACCACAGCAGTGTGATGAAGGTTCGCAGCAGCCACTCAACCATCTGTTCCTTATAAACTGTTCCATTTgctgagaagggaaaaaaccaattGAAACAATTTAAAGAGATGTTGCTTCATAATTCTGTGGTATTTGATTTTTTATATTCATGCCTTCTCTTTTGCTGGCTGGGTTGGGTTTGCCTTTTTCTGGTAGTTTTTGTTTGgactgttttttattttatgtttttttaaacCTCCCTTTCATTACCATTTAGAAGAACAACTTCAGTGGGAGAGTGAGGTGGCAGTGTGGTAGTGTAGGATGACAAACCAAGTGAACAGGAAAGGGACACATCTTGAGAAGCTGGCCTCAGAGCACTCCAGCCCTTGGGCAGCTGTCAGGCAGGGAGGATACCAGTTGCTTTCAAGCACACACAGTTGACAGATTCTTTTataaagaatggaaaaagaaaggtAAATATGTATGAgaaaaactggaagaaaaaaaataaaatactgtgtTTTCCTTTGTCTCTTTTAATACTATTTCAGCCTGCTCTCCATGGGGCTCAAGCTATATCCAAGTGAATGAATAGCTGACCATGACAGATGAAGCACCCAGTATGCCAAAGGCAGAAAAGAACAGTGGCCCAAacaaaatttgttttcattgcaCACTGTGATCCCTCAGGCTGCTTGCCGAGGAGCATGAAAGCATTCTTACAGCAACCCTCCGTGCACAGGCACCACTGTGCAGGCCTggccagggaaagctgcagtGTGGTTCTTTTGGCATGAGTCCAGACCACAGGCCTCTCCTTACTTAACCGAGTCAAAGATTCAGGGAACATGGATGATCTGCTGGAGTCACTGAGAACTGTGCTGTCCGCAGAGAGATGTAAAATGGCTGAGATTTCCTTAGAACACATAATTCAGACTGAGAGCCCCCTGCCAGTGAAAGAACATGCAGTTGCTGATCATgtcagaattttatttctttccagcCACTCACAGTTATCTCTCTGGTTTATTGTTTAGAAAACTTTGTGTATAAAATAAGACATATAATGGGTTGTGTGATGAGAATAATGCTTTCACCGTTTTGGGTTCTTCTCCAGTCGTGGTCCTTATGGTCGGAATAATGGATCCTCATCCTACAAGTCTGGAGCCAGTCCACCTTCTTCACATGGAAAGGATACTTCATCAACACTGTGCAAAAACCATCTGAGTCCTGCTAACATCCATCAGAGTTACAGGGCTTcttcagccagcagcagcaactcAGGCTCGTACAAAGGAAGTGATAGCAGTCCAGTGATGAGGCAAGTCTGTGTTTCAGCCTCCTGGTGTTGGGTACATTGACACTCTCTCTGCACTGTAGTGTGGGATCAGCTGTAGGAGTTGCCATGCAGGTCATCTTGCTCGTCACCATAGTTATGATGCCTTATATAGGTGACTTAACAGTCAGCGAGGTTCTCCATACCGTGTAAAAGCTTTATTGTTTCAGCACTGTAAAATTCAAGTTTACTTTAAGTCAAAGTCCTTTGCAGTTGGTTTTCACTCCAAGGCAGGCTATTTCATGCCATCAGTTCTTATGAGGATTTACTGGTTTGTTTGTTGTAGGGTTCTTTTCACTTCAAAGAGAATTGGGTGGGGTAGTGTAGGAAACATGATGCACTTGGGCGAAAATTCACCCCACCTAGCCTTAGGCACCTCCCTAAGGAGTGCAGTTTCCTGTAAGGAAAGCATACAGACACCTGCCAGAGCATATGACATGTGTTGCAGAGAAGAAATGGCCaccatgctgctgctgttgtccACGCTCCCAGACGACTGAGCAGCCACTATACACGTGTATTGGCTGACTGAGCATGTAATATACACACCCAAAGCTAGACAGGATGAGTGTGGATTTCAGTGTGCTCAGCTTTATAAATCCTGTGTGGAGCTGAACTTGTTCCTTGGGCTGCCTTGCCTGGCTGTCTGTAGATGGCTGCCCTTGCCCTGCCTGTTCTTGGGCACACCACCCATTTGGGGTGAGGGAATGGCCAGGTATTGTAAAGTCAAAATAAAGTTAAAAGCCTCATTTGACGTAATGACACTGAAGCCAAGTACAATAAATAGTAAATCTTGCACTATAGCTACAAATCAGCTGTTTCCTAAAGTACTTTGATTTGCAAGGTGAAGTAACTTGTGTGGACACCGAGGAGCCCCAGATGAGTCAAGTTTTGCATTTATCCGTCAACGGGATGTTTTTCATTCTGCCAGGATTTAAGAACTGTAAGAGTGATGTTATGtgatggtttgttttgggttttttcaggcGGTCAGGGAGATACAATTCTTGTGGTGACAATCACAGCATTAAGCCACAAAACCCAGAGCAGTATTTGACTCCTCTGCAGCAGAAAGAAGTGGCAGTGAGACATTTGAAAACCAAGCTGAAGGAATCTGAAAGCAAACTCAAAGAAAGGTAAACCTCACTTCAGAAATCAGTCAGAAAGATTTTATTTGGGAACATTTAGGGGTGGGAATCCTGAGTGGTTTTACTCATTTCTTGATCAATGAAGTTTCCATTAAGAAAATTGAAATACAATTAGTCTGGTTAGGttgttttcagtatttcaggTTTCAGAGTGTACTAAGGGGATGCAAAACAAtgaattatttataaatatagctctttttccttcttggaACTTTCACagtaaaatgcttttaaaggACAACTTTTTACAAGTCTTATTTAGATTGAAACCTTTTATACATAAAACGGTTTCTACCTGCCAGCGTGTGTTACCTTAGTGTCCTGTTCTGCCTCTCTCAGTGAAGTAGAACTGCAAAtatcctccttttccccagtgAAAGAATAGTTCATACCCAAACCACTGTGCCTATTTGTGTTTTTGTCActtacaaaattaatttttcgCAATAGCCCTTTGTGTGGATGCTGAGCAAAGTGACAACATGCATTACACAGCAGCAGATGTCTCTTACTAAAACTGCCCTCTGAGAGCTGGGTCTCCAGCACAGACAATCCAAGGGGTCAGAAAAGGCTGTTTGAATGGAGCCCAAGACAGAGTTCCAGGGACCTTGTGCTCTTCCTCTGCATCAGCAAGGCCTGGAACTGACATAGGAGTCCCCTCTCTCCCACTTGCTCCCCatgtccttgcagcagcctctggctCCCTGCTGGGGCAAGCCAGCCATGTGCCTGCAGTCCTCAGCTCCGTGGCTGTCGAGGCCACTTGGCTCTGGCAGTATGTGAcaagctgctggcaggagcagggatgcatCCAGGCAACTGTTTCCCATTTGCTCCAGGGTGAGGCAGTCGGGGAGATTTTAAGCACTACAGTGGTTAGATGTGACCTAGAGGTCACCACTGGTGCCTCAAATTGTCCGGGGTCATGGCACAGCCCACAAGGCCACTGGTTTTGTGGGGAGGTCAGTCACTCCCATTAGCAATCTGCTGGCATATCTTGGCTTTCTCAGAGGGGGTCACAAATGGCACCTGGAGAAATTTGCTTCCTTCTTGGAGCATCTCAGCAGCAGAACCATCACTGTGTGGTGGGGGCCTCATACTGACTTTAGGTGAGCAGTCAGCAGAAGTGTtacatcatttttattttgctacaGGGAAACAGAAATAGAAGAGCTTAAAGCTCAGCTGGGACGGATGAGGGAAGACTGGATTGAAGAAGAGTGCAATCGTGTGGAGGCAGAGCTAGCCTTAAAGGAAGCAAGAAGTGAAATTAAACAACTTAAGCAGGTTATTGAAAGCATGAAAAATAGCTTGGctgagaaagacaaaaaaattcagaaatacttCACAGACATAAACATTCAAAACAAGAAACTGGAATCTTTGCTGCAAAGCATGGAGATGGCTCAGAACCACTCTGTGAGGGATGAGCAGTGCCTGGAGTATGCGAGCGACTCGGAGGGGAAGCTGTTATCATTGTGTGCCACCCTGCCCGACAGCCCCATCACGGAGGACCAAGGTCTGGAGGAGGTGGCAGACAGTGATCTGCTTCTTGGTGAGGACAGAGCTACCGGGACTGACTCATCTGGAGAGAGTTTGACCACCACAACCTCTGAGTTGAGTGATCCAGCTCCCTTCAGTGCTGCTGTAAATGAAGAGATGCTTGAAATCATTCTGGATGGAAAGCTAACTTATTGCCAGGAAGAAGCAAAAAGCAGTATGATGGTGGAACAGGCCATCCAGACTGATGTGGTGCCATATAGCTTGGATGTGGAGCAGCTCATTCAAAACATCTTCAGAGCTCAAGACACCTGTCCTCTAAGCCCACCTTCTTCACTGAAGGATCTGGGTGAATTTTCTCTTGGAAGCTTCAGTGATTCTGGTATCATAGTGGACTTAACCCCAAGTGATCCCAATTCTGCCATCCTTTTGTCTCCTATGGAGTCTCCATGCAGGAAGGTGGAGCACAGAGTTAATGAAAACCGTTTCATGAAAGAACTTGATTTTACAGAAACTCATGATGATGAAGCCTTTGAGTATGTTAATACAGGAATAAAGAGGAGATACTGGAGCAGCAGTCTCCTTGGGGATCTTCTGGCTGTAGCAGCCCCTGTTGTACCAACTATTTTGTGGGCTTTGAGTACTCAGAGAGGAGGAACAGATCCTATTTACAATATTGGAGCATTGCTTCGTGGTTGCTGCCTGGTGGCCCTGCACTCTTTACGCCGAACACCCTTCAATATCAAAACCTAAAGTCTACTCTGGCACCAACTGGCTGaggcagagagaaagagggatGAGATGGATTATAAAAGATTACTGTATATTCTGGCAGAGTCCATCCTTTGCTTTTGACTATTTAATTTGCACTATAAATCAGTTAAAAACATGTTCcttgtttcaaaataaaaaaaaataagctgaaCCTCTTACTTCCACAAGATGTTTTTAACAATActgctgtttacagaaatagtccccctgctcccaggcatCATGTCCCTCCCCTGTGCTGGTGACTTTCTGGTGCCAGCACATCTGCACAGTGAACCTAACCAGAGAAATAGGAATTCAAGCCTAGTGCTCTTTCATGTTCCACTGCTGAGCCAGGAGTAAGTTCAGTCACTCTCCCTGGATGGTTCACTGAGCAAATGT
Protein-coding sequences here:
- the SYBU gene encoding syntabulin translates to MGPLRESGKEQRTQLEKEVSRSRIPRLVLRPQQKVSPASESPFSEEESREFNPPSSSAGSGRTISSNSFCSDDTGCPSSQSVSPVKTPSDAGNSPISFCTGSDGDFSRKKFSPGSMSEGNTQLARYKKETKTSLVKPGSEADFSSSSSTGSISAPEVHMSAAGSKRSSFSRNRGPYGRNNGSSSYKSGASPPSSHGKDTSSTLCKNHLSPANIHQSYRASSASSSNSGSYKGSDSSPVMRRSGRYNSCGDNHSIKPQNPEQYLTPLQQKEVAVRHLKTKLKESESKLKERETEIEELKAQLGRMREDWIEEECNRVEAELALKEARSEIKQLKQVIESMKNSLAEKDKKIQKYFTDINIQNKKLESLLQSMEMAQNHSVRDEQCLEYASDSEGKLLSLCATLPDSPITEDQGLEEVADSDLLLGEDRATGTDSSGESLTTTTSELSDPAPFSAAVNEEMLEIILDGKLTYCQEEAKSSMMVEQAIQTDVVPYSLDVEQLIQNIFRAQDTCPLSPPSSLKDLGEFSLGSFSDSGIIVDLTPSDPNSAILLSPMESPCRKVEHRVNENRFMKELDFTETHDDEAFEYVNTGIKRRYWSSSLLGDLLAVAAPVVPTILWALSTQRGGTDPIYNIGALLRGCCLVALHSLRRTPFNIKT